A window from Zingiber officinale cultivar Zhangliang chromosome 7A, Zo_v1.1, whole genome shotgun sequence encodes these proteins:
- the LOC122001673 gene encoding uncharacterized protein LOC122001673 isoform X3 has protein sequence MSCGICRSDMWQWKQEEECCLPIYSQFALPLWDDTMGNQTPLRGFGDFDLDELDFGDEVEKGVEEANEASRVKRRRVLNFFSDDDGATAVNEHLSSEVVREDSTSAKICTQNLQSNLTCSVMKSWIHPQMNGWRTISMIVRYT, from the exons ATGTCCTGTGGAATTTGTAGGAGCGATATGTGGCAatggaagcaagaagaagaatgtTGCCTGCCAATATATTCCCAATTTG CTTTACCTCTATGGGATGATACGATGGGAAATCAAACTCCACTTCGAGGATTTGGTGATTTCGACTTAGACGAATTGGATTTTGGAG ATGAGGTCGAGAAGGGCGTGGAGGAAGCAAACGAGGCATCAAGAGTGAAAAGGCGTCGtgttctaaattttttttctgaTGATGATGGTGCCACAGCCGTCAATGAGCATTTGTCCTCTGAAGTA GTTCGAGAGGACTCGACATCAGCAAAAATATGCACACAAAATTTACAGTCGAATCTCACGTGTTCAg TAATGAAGTCTTGGATCCATCCTCAGATGAATGGATGGAGAACTATTTCAATGATAGTGAGAT ATACATag
- the LOC122001673 gene encoding uncharacterized protein LOC122001673 isoform X2, with protein sequence MSCGICRSDMWQWKQEEECCLPIYSQFALPLWDDTMGNQTPLRGFGDFDLDELDFGDEVEKGVEEANEASRVKRRRVLNFFSDDDGATAVNEHLSSEVVREDSTSAKICTQNLQSNLTCSDDRFLFSNEVLDPSSDEWMENYFNDSEIYIVVGVLSQSQAVNPF encoded by the exons ATGTCCTGTGGAATTTGTAGGAGCGATATGTGGCAatggaagcaagaagaagaatgtTGCCTGCCAATATATTCCCAATTTG CTTTACCTCTATGGGATGATACGATGGGAAATCAAACTCCACTTCGAGGATTTGGTGATTTCGACTTAGACGAATTGGATTTTGGAG ATGAGGTCGAGAAGGGCGTGGAGGAAGCAAACGAGGCATCAAGAGTGAAAAGGCGTCGtgttctaaattttttttctgaTGATGATGGTGCCACAGCCGTCAATGAGCATTTGTCCTCTGAAGTA GTTCGAGAGGACTCGACATCAGCAAAAATATGCACACAAAATTTACAGTCGAATCTCACGTGTTCAg ATGATAGATTTCTTTTCAGTAATGAAGTCTTGGATCCATCCTCAGATGAATGGATGGAGAACTATTTCAATGATAGTGAGAT ATACATagtggtaggtgttttgtcccaGTCTCAAGCCGTCAATCCATTTTGA
- the LOC122001673 gene encoding uncharacterized protein LOC122001673 isoform X1: MSCGICRSDMWQWKQEEECCLPIYSQFALPLWDDTMGNQTPLRGFGDFDLDELDFGDEVEKGVEEANEASRVKRRRVLNFFSDDDGATAVNEHLSSEVVREDSTSAKICTQNLQSNLTCSDDRFLFSNEVLDPSSDEWMENYFNDSEMYCNSKYTSFPFHASWLNLHSCYILLIIWC, encoded by the exons ATGTCCTGTGGAATTTGTAGGAGCGATATGTGGCAatggaagcaagaagaagaatgtTGCCTGCCAATATATTCCCAATTTG CTTTACCTCTATGGGATGATACGATGGGAAATCAAACTCCACTTCGAGGATTTGGTGATTTCGACTTAGACGAATTGGATTTTGGAG ATGAGGTCGAGAAGGGCGTGGAGGAAGCAAACGAGGCATCAAGAGTGAAAAGGCGTCGtgttctaaattttttttctgaTGATGATGGTGCCACAGCCGTCAATGAGCATTTGTCCTCTGAAGTA GTTCGAGAGGACTCGACATCAGCAAAAATATGCACACAAAATTTACAGTCGAATCTCACGTGTTCAg ATGATAGATTTCTTTTCAGTAATGAAGTCTTGGATCCATCCTCAGATGAATGGATGGAGAACTATTTCAATGATAGTGAGATGTATTGCAACTCTAAATACACATCTTTTCCTTTCCATGCTTCATGGTTGAATTTACATAGTTGTTATATTCTGTTGATAATCTGGTGTTGA
- the LOC122001673 gene encoding uncharacterized protein LOC122001673 isoform X4 codes for MSCGICRSDMWQWKQEEECCLPIYSQFALPLWDDTMGNQTPLRGFGDFDLDELDFGDEVEKGVEEANEASRVKRRRVLNFFSDDDGATAVNEHLSSEVVREDSTSAKICTQNLQSNLTCSDT; via the exons ATGTCCTGTGGAATTTGTAGGAGCGATATGTGGCAatggaagcaagaagaagaatgtTGCCTGCCAATATATTCCCAATTTG CTTTACCTCTATGGGATGATACGATGGGAAATCAAACTCCACTTCGAGGATTTGGTGATTTCGACTTAGACGAATTGGATTTTGGAG ATGAGGTCGAGAAGGGCGTGGAGGAAGCAAACGAGGCATCAAGAGTGAAAAGGCGTCGtgttctaaattttttttctgaTGATGATGGTGCCACAGCCGTCAATGAGCATTTGTCCTCTGAAGTA GTTCGAGAGGACTCGACATCAGCAAAAATATGCACACAAAATTTACAGTCGAATCTCACGTGTTCAg ATACATag